The proteins below come from a single Streptomyces sp. B3I8 genomic window:
- a CDS encoding LLM class flavin-dependent oxidoreductase, which yields MKFLALTLIVHRPDPLTGVLVPTHDRFREVLDSALLAEELGFDGFGVGERHERPFLSSSPTVVLSHIAALTGRIRLFTAVTTLSLLDPVRAYEDYATLDHLSEGRLDLIIGKGNGAAQRELFDVTPEDQWERNAESYEVFRRIWRQDKVTAATRFRPPLTDAEVWPRPYQRPVRIWHGSATSRESVDLAARHGEPLFSANVTHPIEPYAELVRHYRERWEHHGHDPARITVGAGTAGILVAPTSQAAVAAYRPVFEANLAHARQSGLPVVFETLEDHVARSSALIGSPQQVVEKVHRYHEQLGHTVLHVHADAGGLPPARHRASLELFQSAVAPVLRREIPDPPFTWGPVLPATAAPVTEESTHV from the coding sequence GTGAAGTTCCTCGCCCTCACCCTCATCGTGCACCGCCCGGACCCGCTGACCGGTGTCCTCGTCCCCACCCACGACCGTTTCCGTGAGGTGCTCGACAGCGCGCTGCTCGCCGAGGAACTCGGCTTCGACGGCTTCGGCGTGGGGGAGCGGCACGAGCGGCCCTTCCTCTCCTCCTCGCCGACCGTCGTCCTCAGCCACATCGCCGCGCTGACCGGGCGCATCCGGCTCTTCACCGCCGTCACCACCCTCAGTCTCCTCGACCCCGTCCGCGCCTACGAGGACTACGCCACCCTCGACCACCTCTCCGAGGGCCGCCTCGACCTGATCATCGGCAAGGGCAACGGCGCCGCCCAGCGCGAGCTGTTCGACGTCACGCCCGAGGACCAGTGGGAGCGCAACGCCGAGAGCTACGAGGTGTTCCGGCGGATCTGGCGCCAGGACAAGGTCACCGCCGCGACCCGTTTCCGCCCGCCGCTCACCGACGCCGAGGTGTGGCCGCGCCCGTACCAGCGGCCGGTCCGGATCTGGCACGGCAGTGCCACCAGCAGGGAGTCGGTCGACCTGGCCGCCCGACACGGTGAGCCGCTGTTCTCGGCCAACGTCACCCATCCGATAGAGCCCTACGCCGAACTGGTCCGCCACTACCGGGAGCGCTGGGAGCACCACGGCCACGACCCGGCCCGGATCACGGTCGGCGCCGGCACGGCCGGCATCCTCGTGGCCCCGACCTCGCAGGCGGCCGTCGCCGCCTACCGGCCGGTGTTCGAGGCCAACCTGGCCCACGCCCGGCAGTCCGGCCTCCCCGTGGTCTTCGAGACCCTGGAGGACCATGTCGCCCGCAGCTCGGCCCTGATCGGCAGCCCGCAGCAGGTCGTCGAGAAGGTGCACCGGTACCACGAACAGCTCGGGCACACCGTCCTCCATGTGCACGCCGACGCCGGCGGGCTGCCGCCCGCCCGACACCGCGCCTCCCTCGAACTGTTCCAGTCCGCCGTCGCCCCCGTGCTGCGCCGGGAGATCCCCGACCCGCCGTTCACCTGGGGCCCGGTCCTCCCTGCCACTGCCGCACCCGTCACAGAGGAGTCCACCCATGTCTGA
- a CDS encoding GNAT family N-acetyltransferase, producing the protein MAHTTDLPADEAPAVPASPHVLDNPVWAALTGPHAARFAERVGRAARYPADVYAFAAVAEPVDPAAWADLHTLAGPSKLLHIKGVDTVPAGWETVGAGEGVQLVGTSLRAEPDPETVRLGPDDVPEILHLIGRTAPGPFLTRTVELGTYLGIRHRGRLIAMAGERLRVPGWTEISAVCTDPAHRGRGLATRLVRAVAAGIRDRGETPFLHAAAGNTRAIELYESLGFTLRRRTTILRVRTPAAVPGPSRAGAHP; encoded by the coding sequence ATGGCGCACACGACCGACCTCCCCGCGGACGAGGCCCCCGCCGTCCCGGCCTCGCCGCACGTCCTGGACAACCCTGTCTGGGCCGCGCTGACCGGGCCGCACGCCGCCCGCTTCGCCGAACGCGTCGGCCGGGCCGCCCGCTATCCGGCCGACGTCTACGCGTTCGCCGCCGTCGCCGAACCCGTGGACCCGGCCGCCTGGGCCGACCTGCACACCCTCGCCGGGCCGTCGAAGCTCCTGCACATCAAGGGAGTGGACACCGTCCCTGCCGGGTGGGAGACCGTCGGCGCAGGAGAGGGCGTCCAACTCGTCGGCACCTCCCTGCGCGCCGAGCCGGACCCGGAGACCGTACGGCTCGGGCCGGACGACGTCCCCGAGATCCTGCATCTGATCGGCCGCACCGCACCGGGACCGTTCCTCACCCGCACCGTCGAACTCGGCACCTACCTCGGCATCCGGCACCGGGGGCGGCTGATCGCCATGGCGGGGGAGCGGCTGCGGGTGCCCGGCTGGACGGAGATCAGCGCGGTCTGCACCGACCCCGCCCACCGCGGCCGGGGCCTGGCCACCCGGCTGGTGCGCGCGGTCGCGGCGGGCATCCGCGACCGCGGGGAGACCCCGTTCCTGCACGCCGCGGCGGGCAACACGAGGGCGATCGAGCTGTACGAGTCGCTCGGGTTCACCCTGCGCCGCCGCACCACGATCCTCCGGGTGCGCACGCCGGCGGCGGTGCCCGGGCCCTCTCGCGCGGGTGCGCACCCCTGA
- the ssuE gene encoding NADPH-dependent FMN reductase, with amino-acid sequence MAIVLSVSGSPSATSRTARLLRHLDRRLVAQGHRVTPLDVRTLPAEALLLADFAHPAIVRATALFEQADGVVIGTPVYKAAYSGLLKSLLDLLPQYALAGKTVLPLATGGTTAHVLAIDYALRPVLASMGPAHITPGWFTLDKDIAVAEDGTAMLAPGPAEGLARVTDQFSAALGGRTTALAATG; translated from the coding sequence ATGGCCATCGTCCTGTCCGTCTCCGGAAGCCCCTCCGCCACCTCACGCACCGCCCGGCTGCTGCGCCACCTGGACCGGCGACTCGTCGCCCAGGGACACCGGGTGACCCCGCTGGACGTTCGCACCCTCCCCGCCGAGGCACTGCTCCTGGCCGACTTCGCGCACCCGGCGATCGTCCGGGCCACCGCCCTGTTCGAGCAGGCGGACGGAGTGGTGATCGGCACGCCCGTCTACAAGGCCGCCTACTCAGGGCTGCTGAAGTCACTGCTCGACCTGCTCCCGCAGTACGCCCTGGCGGGCAAGACCGTCCTCCCGCTGGCCACCGGGGGCACCACCGCCCATGTCCTGGCCATCGACTACGCCCTGCGCCCGGTCCTCGCGTCCATGGGCCCCGCCCACATCACGCCCGGCTGGTTCACGCTCGACAAGGACATAGCCGTCGCCGAGGACGGCACCGCGATGCTCGCGCCGGGCCCGGCCGAGGGGCTGGCCCGGGTCACGGACCAGTTCTCGGCGGCGCTCGGCGGCCGTACGACGGCACTGGCGGCGACGGGCTGA
- a CDS encoding LLM class flavin-dependent oxidoreductase — protein MPVQFLGIAATHDGSETTPRSGPAFDKEYTLRLAAAHEEHDWDRVLFAYGSGSPDPAPAAAYVASKLDRLHLLLAHRPNVSYPTFAARTFATLDQISEGRLTVHFITGGNDHEQRREGDTLTKDERYARTREYIEIVKKIWTTREPFDHEGEYYRFHDFVSDVFPVRQPRPDVSFGGSSPAAYAAGGAEADIYCLWGEPLARTAQQIDAVKAAAKVAGRVEGPRFQVAFRPIIAPTEQAAWEKAHRVVGAIKERRAKGEPAGRRRHGSAEPENAGSQRLLAIAEAGERYDRALWTPTAAATGGAGNSNALVGTPETVAQALLDYYDLGVDILSARGYDLLQDAVDFGRYVIPLVREEVAKRDVARTPRGTHNLAVVGG, from the coding sequence ATGCCCGTGCAGTTCCTCGGTATCGCCGCCACCCACGACGGCTCCGAAACCACCCCGCGCTCCGGCCCCGCCTTCGACAAGGAGTACACGCTCCGCCTCGCCGCCGCCCACGAGGAGCACGACTGGGACCGGGTGCTGTTCGCCTACGGTTCCGGCTCCCCGGACCCCGCGCCCGCAGCCGCGTACGTCGCGAGCAAACTGGACCGTCTGCACCTCTTGCTCGCCCACCGGCCGAACGTGTCCTACCCCACCTTCGCCGCCAGGACGTTCGCCACCCTCGACCAGATCAGCGAGGGCCGGCTGACCGTGCACTTCATCACCGGCGGCAACGACCACGAGCAGCGCCGCGAGGGCGACACCCTCACCAAGGACGAGCGCTACGCCCGCACCCGCGAGTACATCGAGATCGTCAAGAAGATCTGGACCACCCGCGAACCCTTCGACCACGAGGGCGAGTACTACCGATTCCACGACTTCGTCAGTGACGTCTTCCCCGTCCGACAGCCCCGCCCCGACGTGTCGTTCGGCGGTTCCTCGCCCGCCGCGTACGCCGCCGGCGGCGCCGAGGCCGACATCTACTGCCTGTGGGGGGAGCCGCTCGCCAGGACCGCCCAGCAGATCGACGCGGTGAAGGCCGCCGCCAAGGTCGCGGGACGCGTCGAAGGCCCGCGCTTCCAGGTGGCGTTCCGCCCGATCATCGCCCCCACGGAGCAGGCGGCCTGGGAGAAGGCCCACCGCGTGGTCGGCGCGATCAAGGAACGCAGGGCCAAGGGCGAGCCGGCCGGTCGACGCCGTCACGGGAGCGCCGAGCCGGAGAACGCCGGCTCGCAGCGGCTGCTCGCCATCGCCGAGGCGGGCGAGCGCTACGACCGCGCCCTGTGGACCCCGACCGCCGCCGCCACCGGCGGCGCGGGCAACTCCAACGCCCTGGTCGGCACCCCCGAGACGGTGGCCCAGGCCCTCCTCGACTACTACGACCTCGGCGTCGACATCCTCTCCGCACGCGGCTACGACCTGCTCCAGGACGCCGTCGACTTCGGCCGGTACGTGATCCCGCTCGTCCGCGAGGAGGTCGCCAAGCGCGACGTCGCGCGCACCCCCCGGGGCACCCACAACCTCGCGGTGGTGGGCGGATGA
- a CDS encoding amino acid ABC transporter ATP-binding protein: MSEVMVDVHGVHKSFGPLEVLRGVDLAVRAGEVTVILGPSGSGKSTLLRTINHLEKVDSGWISIDGELIGYRRSGDKLHELKEKDVLRQRTHIGFVFQDFNLFPHLTVLENLIEAPVSALRRPRKEARETARRLLDRVGLADKADAYPRQLSGGQQQRVAIARALALAPKVLLFDEPTSALDPELVGEVLDVIKDLARTGTTMIVVTHEIGFAREVADTVVFMDGGVVVEQGPPAAVLDEPRHERTRAFLSKVL, encoded by the coding sequence ATGAGCGAGGTGATGGTGGACGTCCACGGCGTCCACAAGAGTTTCGGCCCGCTGGAGGTCCTGCGCGGCGTCGACCTGGCCGTCCGCGCCGGCGAGGTCACCGTGATCCTCGGCCCGTCCGGGTCGGGCAAGTCCACGCTGCTGCGCACGATCAACCACCTGGAGAAGGTCGACAGCGGCTGGATCAGCATCGACGGTGAGCTCATCGGCTACCGCCGTTCCGGGGACAAGCTGCACGAACTCAAGGAGAAGGACGTCCTGCGGCAGCGCACGCACATCGGCTTCGTCTTCCAGGACTTCAACCTCTTCCCGCACCTGACCGTGCTGGAGAACCTGATCGAGGCCCCCGTCTCCGCGCTGCGCCGTCCCCGCAAGGAGGCGCGGGAGACCGCCCGCCGACTGCTCGACCGGGTCGGGCTCGCCGACAAGGCGGACGCCTATCCGCGCCAGTTGTCCGGCGGCCAGCAGCAGCGCGTCGCCATCGCCCGGGCACTCGCCCTCGCACCCAAGGTGCTGCTCTTCGACGAGCCCACCTCCGCGCTCGACCCGGAACTGGTCGGCGAGGTTCTCGACGTCATCAAGGACCTGGCCAGGACCGGCACCACGATGATCGTCGTCACCCACGAGATCGGCTTCGCCCGCGAGGTCGCCGACACCGTGGTGTTCATGGACGGCGGGGTCGTGGTGGAACAGGGGCCGCCCGCGGCCGTCCTGGACGAGCCGCGCCACGAGCGCACCCGGGCCTTCCTCTCCAAGGTTCTCTGA
- a CDS encoding ABC transporter substrate-binding protein, whose product MNAPRTRPRTRRPRALAALIALPFLVLTACGSGDTGDTAAAGANASPAPTDDPVAAVHRVDSVAALLPAAVRESGTLKVGSAIGAPPGAYYPNGPDKAPAGQDIDLADAVAKVLGVELRRQDASFETILPALGSGKYDFGTGNFGVTTTRLKTIDFVTYIDDGQGFAVKKGSTTLKKRITDLTQLCGLTIGTGAGTTFETTLAARKDVCAKAGKKPYDVKVFSENAATLTALQQGRVDVIMSTTNGLRYQAAQPASGTTFLGEYHRLDVGFTFKKGSPLTEAFRAAVDELIKDGAYARILDKWGTTGSAIDGSRINPPEHE is encoded by the coding sequence ATGAACGCGCCGCGCACCCGGCCGCGCACCCGCCGGCCGCGCGCCCTCGCCGCGCTGATCGCGCTGCCGTTCCTGGTGCTGACCGCCTGCGGCTCCGGGGACACCGGCGACACGGCGGCGGCAGGCGCGAACGCGTCCCCCGCCCCGACCGACGACCCGGTCGCCGCCGTGCACAGGGTGGACTCCGTCGCCGCCCTGCTCCCCGCCGCCGTACGCGAGTCGGGCACGCTCAAGGTCGGCAGTGCCATCGGGGCCCCGCCCGGCGCGTACTACCCCAACGGCCCGGACAAGGCGCCCGCCGGCCAGGACATCGACCTCGCCGACGCCGTCGCCAAGGTGCTCGGGGTGGAACTCCGGCGCCAGGACGCCTCGTTCGAGACGATCCTGCCCGCCCTCGGCAGCGGCAAGTATGACTTCGGCACCGGCAACTTCGGCGTCACCACCACCCGTCTGAAGACCATCGACTTCGTCACGTACATCGACGACGGCCAGGGCTTCGCGGTGAAGAAGGGCAGCACCACGCTCAAGAAGAGGATCACCGACCTCACCCAGCTCTGCGGCCTGACCATCGGCACCGGCGCCGGCACCACCTTCGAGACCACCCTGGCCGCGCGGAAGGACGTGTGCGCGAAGGCGGGCAAGAAGCCGTACGACGTGAAGGTGTTCTCCGAGAACGCCGCCACGCTCACCGCGCTCCAGCAGGGACGCGTCGACGTGATCATGTCGACCACCAACGGCCTCCGGTACCAGGCCGCCCAGCCCGCGTCCGGCACCACCTTCCTCGGTGAGTACCACCGGCTCGACGTCGGCTTCACCTTCAAGAAGGGCTCCCCGCTCACCGAGGCCTTCCGGGCCGCCGTCGACGAACTCATCAAGGACGGCGCCTACGCCCGGATCCTCGACAAATGGGGCACCACCGGCTCCGCGATCGATGGCTCCCGGATCAACCCGCCCGAGCACGAGTGA
- a CDS encoding NtaA/DmoA family FMN-dependent monooxygenase (This protein belongs to a clade of FMN-dependent monooxygenases, within a broader family of flavin-dependent oxidoreductases, the luciferase-like monooxygenase (LMM) family, some of whose members use coenzyme F420 rather than FMN.), giving the protein MTEQPTTTEHSATTEPLKQVHLAAHFPGVNNTTVWSDPEAGSHIEFASFAHFARTAERAKFDFLFLAEGLRLREHNGRIYDLDVVGRPDTFTVLAALAAVTDRLGLTGTINSTFNEPYEVARQFASLDHLSGGRAAWNVVTSWDAFTGENFRRGGFLPQEERYSRAKEFLATAHELFDSWHGDEIVADPATGAFLRDAKAGSFVHTGRHFDIHGRFDVPRSPQGRPVIFQAGDSEDGREFAASSADAIFSRHSRLDAGRAFYADVKSRLAKYGRRHDQLLILPAATFVLADTDAEAEERAHEVRRLQVSGATALRHLEFVWNRDLSSYDPDGPLPDIDPDTGDEHLARGRAQTREYRDRLATAREWRELAAAHGWSIRDLVIHTGNRQSFVGSPATVARTIDEFVQADASDGFILVPHLTPGGLDEFADKVVPLLQERGVFRTEYEGTTLRDHLGLDHPDRERDESRAYPERDARRVAS; this is encoded by the coding sequence ATGACCGAGCAACCGACCACCACCGAGCACTCGGCCACCACCGAGCCACTCAAGCAGGTCCATCTCGCCGCCCACTTCCCCGGCGTCAACAACACCACCGTGTGGAGCGACCCGGAGGCCGGCAGCCACATCGAGTTCGCCTCCTTCGCGCACTTCGCGCGCACCGCCGAACGCGCCAAGTTCGACTTCCTCTTCCTCGCGGAGGGACTCAGGCTGCGCGAACACAACGGCAGGATCTACGACTTGGACGTGGTGGGCCGCCCGGACACCTTCACCGTCCTCGCCGCGCTCGCCGCCGTCACCGACCGGCTGGGGCTGACCGGCACCATCAACTCCACCTTCAACGAGCCCTATGAGGTGGCCCGCCAGTTCGCCAGCCTCGACCACCTCTCGGGCGGCCGCGCCGCCTGGAACGTCGTCACCTCCTGGGACGCCTTCACCGGCGAGAACTTCCGGCGCGGCGGCTTCCTGCCGCAGGAGGAGCGGTACTCCCGCGCCAAGGAGTTCCTCGCCACCGCGCACGAACTCTTCGACTCCTGGCACGGCGACGAGATCGTCGCGGACCCGGCCACCGGCGCGTTCCTGCGGGACGCGAAGGCCGGTTCCTTCGTGCACACCGGCCGGCACTTCGACATCCACGGCCGGTTCGACGTGCCGCGCTCCCCACAGGGCCGGCCGGTGATCTTCCAGGCCGGCGACTCCGAGGATGGCCGCGAGTTCGCCGCGTCGAGCGCCGACGCGATCTTCAGCCGGCACTCCCGACTGGACGCCGGGCGGGCCTTCTACGCCGACGTGAAGTCCCGCCTCGCCAAGTACGGCCGCCGGCACGACCAGTTGCTCATCCTGCCCGCCGCCACCTTCGTGCTCGCCGACACCGACGCCGAGGCGGAGGAACGGGCCCACGAGGTGCGCCGCCTCCAGGTCAGCGGGGCCACCGCCCTGCGGCACCTGGAGTTCGTCTGGAACCGCGACCTGTCGTCGTACGATCCGGACGGGCCGCTGCCCGACATCGATCCGGACACCGGCGACGAGCACCTCGCCCGGGGCCGCGCCCAGACCCGCGAGTACCGTGACCGTCTGGCCACCGCCCGCGAGTGGCGTGAACTCGCCGCCGCGCACGGCTGGTCCATCCGTGACCTGGTCATCCACACCGGCAACCGGCAGAGCTTCGTGGGTTCGCCCGCCACCGTCGCGCGGACCATCGACGAGTTCGTGCAGGCCGACGCGAGCGACGGGTTCATCCTCGTCCCGCACCTCACCCCCGGCGGCCTCGACGAGTTCGCCGACAAGGTCGTCCCCCTGCTCCAGGAACGGGGCGTGTTCCGCACCGAGTACGAGGGCACCACCCTGCGCGACCACCTCGGCCTCGACCATCCGGACCGGGAGCGCGACGAGTCGCGGGCGTACCCGGAGCGCGACGCCCGGCGGGTGGCGTCGTGA
- a CDS encoding ABC transporter substrate-binding protein codes for MPLSPTRRTAATALGLAAALALTACGNPDDGGTAETAALPGATAKTKIDTSSDRARITTGKVGSLAAEVPARIRERGTLEIADSATSSAPLTFYATDNKTVIGVEPDLAHLVADVLGLKAHLNPVSWENVFVGLDSAKYDVGFSNITVTEERKEKYDFASYREDNLAFEAKKGSGLKVTGPKDVAGRTVAVSSGTNQEKLLVGWSRADEKAGREPVRIKYYQNPSDTYLALRSGRIDLALGPSPTAAYHAATAGESEIAGTYSGAGATLQGLIAATTKKDSGLVKPLADALNHVIENGTYARVLRRWGLSDEAVTKSEINPPGLPRTNK; via the coding sequence ATGCCCCTCTCGCCCACCCGCCGTACCGCCGCGACCGCGCTCGGACTCGCCGCCGCGCTCGCCCTCACCGCCTGCGGCAACCCCGACGACGGCGGCACGGCCGAGACCGCGGCCCTCCCGGGTGCCACCGCGAAGACGAAGATCGACACCAGCTCCGACCGGGCCCGCATCACCACGGGCAAGGTCGGCTCCCTGGCCGCCGAGGTCCCGGCGCGCATCCGGGAGAGAGGCACCCTGGAGATCGCCGACTCCGCCACCTCCTCCGCACCGCTCACCTTCTACGCCACCGACAACAAGACCGTCATCGGCGTCGAACCCGACCTCGCGCACCTGGTCGCCGACGTGCTCGGCCTGAAGGCGCACCTCAACCCGGTCTCCTGGGAGAACGTCTTCGTCGGCCTCGACAGCGCCAAGTACGACGTCGGCTTCAGCAACATCACCGTCACCGAGGAGCGCAAGGAGAAGTACGACTTCGCCTCCTACCGAGAGGACAACCTCGCCTTCGAGGCCAAGAAGGGCAGCGGCCTGAAGGTCACCGGACCGAAGGACGTGGCGGGCCGGACGGTCGCCGTGAGCAGCGGCACCAACCAGGAGAAACTGCTCGTCGGGTGGAGCAGGGCGGACGAGAAGGCGGGCCGCGAGCCGGTCCGCATCAAGTACTACCAGAACCCCAGCGACACCTACCTCGCCCTGCGCTCCGGCCGCATCGATCTCGCCCTCGGCCCCAGCCCCACCGCCGCCTACCACGCCGCCACGGCCGGCGAGTCGGAGATCGCCGGCACGTACTCCGGTGCCGGTGCCACCCTGCAGGGCCTCATCGCGGCCACCACCAAGAAGGACAGCGGGCTGGTGAAACCGCTCGCCGACGCGCTCAACCATGTGATCGAGAACGGCACGTACGCCAGGGTGCTGCGCCGCTGGGGGCTGTCCGACGAGGCGGTGACCAAGTCCGAGATCAACCCGCCCGGCCTGCCCAGGACAAACAAGTAG
- a CDS encoding LLM class flavin-dependent oxidoreductase: protein MSDLTLGVLDLVPIPSGSTAADALRNSVDLAQQAERLGYGRYWFAEHHLNPGVAGTSPAVVLALTAAATSTIRLGSGAVQLGHRTALSTVEEFGLLDAVHPGRFDLGLGRSGGRPPGEPAASLPAATPVVDGRAPNGLLIPPRFSFAHLLGSPRIALQRELLLLPGAEPQDYAEQIDDLLALLAGTYRSPEGVEAHVVPGEGADVAVWILGSSGGQSAAVAGRRGLRFAANYHVSPATVLEAVEGYRSFFQPSEFLDKPYVSVSADVVVAEDDATARELATGHGLWVRSIRTAEGAIAFPTPEEARAHPWSDADRALVQDRLDTQFVGSPGRVADELERLREATDADELLITTITHDHADRVRSYALLAEEWRRRGHTTR from the coding sequence ATGTCTGACCTCACGCTGGGCGTCCTCGACCTGGTCCCGATCCCGTCGGGCTCGACGGCCGCCGACGCGCTGCGCAACTCCGTCGACCTCGCACAGCAGGCCGAACGCCTCGGCTACGGCCGCTACTGGTTCGCCGAGCACCACCTCAACCCCGGCGTCGCCGGCACCTCGCCCGCCGTCGTCCTCGCGCTGACCGCCGCCGCCACCTCCACCATCCGGCTCGGCTCGGGGGCCGTACAGCTCGGCCACCGTACGGCGCTGTCCACCGTGGAGGAGTTCGGCCTGCTCGACGCGGTGCACCCGGGCCGTTTCGACCTGGGCCTGGGCCGCTCGGGCGGGCGCCCGCCGGGGGAGCCGGCCGCATCGCTGCCCGCGGCGACCCCGGTCGTCGACGGCCGCGCACCCAACGGGCTGCTGATCCCGCCCCGGTTCTCCTTCGCGCACCTGCTCGGCTCGCCCCGCATCGCCCTGCAGCGCGAGCTGCTCCTGCTGCCGGGCGCCGAACCGCAGGACTACGCCGAGCAGATCGACGACCTCCTCGCCCTGCTGGCCGGCACCTACCGCTCCCCGGAGGGCGTCGAGGCCCACGTCGTACCGGGCGAGGGCGCCGACGTGGCGGTCTGGATCCTGGGCAGCAGCGGCGGCCAGAGCGCGGCGGTCGCCGGCCGCCGGGGGCTGCGGTTCGCGGCCAACTACCACGTCAGCCCGGCCACCGTCCTGGAGGCGGTGGAGGGTTACCGCTCGTTCTTCCAGCCGTCCGAGTTCCTGGACAAGCCGTACGTCAGCGTCTCGGCGGACGTCGTCGTCGCCGAGGACGACGCCACCGCACGCGAACTCGCCACCGGGCACGGCCTGTGGGTGCGCAGCATCCGCACCGCCGAGGGCGCCATCGCGTTCCCGACACCCGAGGAGGCCCGCGCCCACCCGTGGTCCGACGCGGACCGGGCCCTCGTCCAGGACCGCCTCGACACCCAGTTCGTCGGCTCGCCCGGCCGGGTCGCCGACGAACTGGAGCGGCTGCGGGAGGCCACGGACGCGGACGAACTGCTCATCACGACGATCACCCACGACCACGCCGACCGGGTGCGCTCGTACGCGCTCCTCGCCGAGGAATGGCGCCGACGGGGCCACACCACCCGCTGA
- a CDS encoding amino acid ABC transporter permease — MRPTTDSTAAPPVTPGAQVTPDPPDVRHTPVAAGTDPAALTVVPARHYARWTAAVAVLVLVAQFAHGLATNPVWEWRVFGAYVLSETIVQAVWVTLQLTAYATVLGFTLGTVLAFMRLSRSPVLRTVAWTYIWIFRSIPMIVQLVFWFNLSALYDRLGLGIPFGPVFWSVDSNAVIGTMGAAVIGLTLHQAAYCAEIVRGGVLAVDHGQLQAAAALGIPRLRQIRRIVLPQAMRAILPTAGNEIIGLLKGTSVVYVMSIGELFYQVQVVYGRNGRVIPLLLVATAWYVLLTSLLSLAQYHVERRYARGADRTPPPTPLRRLRRSLRALRAAADHPDRPVIPPRAPELLGESR; from the coding sequence ATGAGGCCCACCACCGACTCCACCGCCGCGCCACCGGTCACACCGGGTGCGCAGGTCACGCCGGACCCACCGGATGTGCGGCACACACCGGTCGCGGCCGGCACCGACCCGGCCGCCCTCACCGTCGTACCCGCCCGGCACTACGCCCGATGGACGGCGGCCGTCGCCGTTCTCGTCCTGGTCGCCCAGTTCGCGCACGGACTGGCCACCAACCCGGTATGGGAATGGCGGGTGTTCGGCGCCTACGTCCTGTCCGAGACGATCGTCCAGGCCGTCTGGGTGACCCTCCAGCTCACCGCCTACGCCACCGTGCTGGGCTTCACCCTCGGCACCGTGCTCGCCTTCATGCGGCTCTCGCGCAGCCCGGTGCTGCGGACGGTCGCCTGGACCTACATCTGGATCTTCCGGTCGATCCCGATGATCGTCCAGCTCGTGTTCTGGTTCAACCTCAGCGCGCTCTACGACCGGCTGGGCCTGGGCATCCCCTTCGGCCCGGTGTTCTGGTCCGTCGACAGCAACGCCGTCATCGGCACCATGGGCGCCGCCGTCATCGGACTGACGCTGCACCAGGCCGCCTACTGCGCGGAGATCGTCCGCGGCGGCGTCCTCGCCGTCGACCACGGGCAGCTCCAGGCCGCCGCCGCGCTCGGCATCCCGCGACTGCGCCAGATCCGCCGGATCGTGCTGCCGCAGGCGATGCGAGCCATCCTGCCCACCGCGGGCAACGAGATCATCGGCCTGCTCAAGGGCACCTCGGTGGTCTACGTCATGTCGATCGGCGAGCTGTTCTACCAGGTGCAGGTCGTCTACGGCCGCAACGGCCGGGTGATCCCGCTGCTGCTGGTCGCCACCGCCTGGTACGTGCTGCTCACCTCCCTGCTGTCCCTCGCGCAGTACCACGTCGAGCGCCGCTACGCCCGCGGCGCCGACCGCACCCCACCGCCCACCCCCCTCCGGCGCCTCCGGCGCTCGCTGCGCGCCCTGCGCGCGGCGGCCGACCACCCCGACCGCCCCGTCATACCGCCGAGGGCACCCGAGCTCCTGGGAGAGAGCCGATGA